A window of Chryseobacterium shandongense genomic DNA:
ATCATTGTGCTCGACCTGTTTTATTTTTAGATCAATTAAAATAAAACATTTCAAAATACGGTGATAGAATACAAGATCAATATAAAAGTGTCTGTTGCGAAGCGATATTTTATACTGTCTTCCCACAAAGGCAAATCCTTTTCCTAGTTCAAGAAGAAACATCTGCAGGTTATCAATGATTTTTTGCTCCAGAGCCTTCTCCGTTACTTGGTGACTCTGCGACAGTTTAAGAAAATCTAAGACATAAGGATCTTTGATCGCTTCCGCAGATTCTGTGATAATATGTCCTTTTTCAGCTAATTGAAGGACTCCTTTTTTATCTTTACTCAGTGCCAACCGCTCAAACAGAGATGAGTTAATTTGCCGATCTAATTCCCGGTAGCCCCAGTTTTCTAAAACAGTCTGCTTTTCGTAAAACTTTCTTGCATGATCATCTGATACTCCAAGTAAAGTGACGATATGAGTCCAGCTTAATTTGGCAGGCACTGCCTGCCATTTTTGATAGGCCTGATAAAATCTGCGCATATCAAGAATGTTCCGCCTGCCAAATCCTTTTCCAAAACGCTGCTTTAAATCTTTGGAAAGGTTTGATAATAGGTTACTTCCGTATTCAGCACGTTCCTCTCCCAACTGCTCAAATTCAACAATGTGCCTGCCAATTTCCCAATTCGCTTTGACCAGCTCATGATTAACGGCTTTGACAGCATTCTGTCTTGCCGTCTCAATCGTTGATCCGATCGTATTCAAAAGTTCATTGTAGCTAGCTTGTGTTGGTTCCATCATATTTTTTTAAACAAACAAATTTAATTAATCTTCCTAAAAAGATCTACACTATCGGTTGCAAAATATGCATTTGGACTACTGCCAAATGAAGCCACTTAAGGACGGTAACTTCTGTTCAGTAGAATGACATCGTCGAGAATTTTATATTCGTTTTATTTCATATTCAAATAATTACTTTATGCAAGGAGAAGACGATTTAAAGGGTTTAGCCAAGATCATGGCATTTATGAGAGCAGTCAGTATACTGATAATTCTGATGCACTGCTATTGGTACTGCTATGAATTTTTTCTTGATAAGGGATGGACGTTGGAGATCATCAACAAAATTCTATATAACTTCCAAAAAACTGCCGGATTATTTTCTGATCTCATTTATACGAAGATATTTGCAGTGGTCTTGCTGGCTTTAAGCTGTTTGGGCACTAAAGGAGTGAAAAATGAAAAAATTACCTGGCTTAAAATCAAACTGACTTTAGGAATAGGTCTCATCTTATATTTTCTTAATTACCCTTTGTTACAGGTATCTGTGTACGGTAATTTCTTCTATATATTTTCTCTGTCATTGGGATATATTTTCTTACTCATGGCGGGTTTATGGATGAGCAGACTTTTGAGCAATAACCTGATGGATGATGTTTTTAATAACGAGAATGAAAGCTTCATGCAGGAAACCAAATTGATTGAGAATCAATATTCGGTCAATCTGCCGACAAAGTTTTACTACAAAGGAAAATGGAATAATGGATACATCAATGTCGTGAATCCATTTAGAGCAACTATTGTTTTAGGAACACCCGGATCAGGAAAGTCTTATGCTGTTGTTAATAATTATATCAAGCAGCATATTGAAAAAGGATTTTCCATGTACATCTACGATTTTAAGTTTGATGATCTTTCAACTATTGCTTACAATCATCTTATAAAGCATAGTAATGGATATAAAGTACAACCACAGTTTTATGTGATCAATTTCGATGATCCGAGAAAAAGCCATCGCTGTAATCCGCTCAATCCTGATTTTATGACAGATATTTCTGATGCGTATGAAGCTGCATACACTATAATGTTAAATTTGAATCGGAGTTGGATCCAAAAGCAGGGGGATTTTTTTGTGGAATCACCGATTATTCTTTTAGCCGCTATTATTTGGTTTTTAAAG
This region includes:
- a CDS encoding PDDEXK nuclease domain-containing protein, producing the protein MMEPTQASYNELLNTIGSTIETARQNAVKAVNHELVKANWEIGRHIVEFEQLGEERAEYGSNLLSNLSKDLKQRFGKGFGRRNILDMRRFYQAYQKWQAVPAKLSWTHIVTLLGVSDDHARKFYEKQTVLENWGYRELDRQINSSLFERLALSKDKKGVLQLAEKGHIITESAEAIKDPYVLDFLKLSQSHQVTEKALEQKIIDNLQMFLLELGKGFAFVGRQYKISLRNRHFYIDLVFYHRILKCFILIDLKIKQVEHNDIGQMNLYLNYFKAEENVEDDNEPIGIILSAEKDEVLVEYATGGISNKIFVSKYQLYLPDKKELQNKVQAILDKES